The Halobellus sp. MBLA0158 genome includes the window CGGAGTCTGGACCTCGTCAACCACAGTTCGCGTATCCAACCGAAGCTACTTACGTGATACAAGCGTATCACAGCATATGAGCACTGACAGCGACGCCGGTGGCGACGGTGAAATGGAGAAAATCAACGTCCGAGTGCCACAGTCGCTGCTGGCACAGGTCGACGACGTCTGGGAAGAGCGTGGCTACGCGAACAAATCCGAGTTCATCCGCGACGCGCTTCGAGACGCCGTCAATCCGCCAACGCAGCTGTCCGAG containing:
- a CDS encoding ribbon-helix-helix domain-containing protein, which encodes MSTDSDAGGDGEMEKINVRVPQSLLAQVDDVWEERGYANKSEFIRDALRDAVNPPTQLSEEALAHLAESRKQREQGETVSQDDVKDRLGIDD